Below is a genomic region from Culicoides brevitarsis isolate CSIRO-B50_1 chromosome 2, AGI_CSIRO_Cbre_v1, whole genome shotgun sequence.
TCGTTGCCCGCAATGGCTTGGAGTTTGAACAAATGACGCGAAATAAGCAGCAAAACAATCCAAAGTTTGCATTTTTGTATGGCGGCGAGTTTTTCAGCTACTATCAATGGCGTAAAGAGAAGGAACGGGAAAGGGAGCGACgtgagttttgattttttttcatttttttatcgaatttttgataaattttatttttttagtaggaAATATGCCTCCGCAGGGGCTCCAAACGGGTCAACCGCCTCCGATATGGCAAAATAATGCACCAACATTGCCGAATGTCTTGCCACAAGTGCAGCAGAATCCAAATACCGCCCAAATTGAGGCAATTAAtgtacaacaaaataaattacggGAACAAATTAAGCAGTCGGAGTTGAATTTGCAAGCGCAGCACAgtgtaaatttcattaaaaattaatttaaaaggattttttttattaaaaaaattttttttcaggtcctTTTAACGCAACAACAAAGCCAAATCGATGCCGCTGTGAAAATCGCTCAAGCTGAACTGCTGCAAAGGCAAGCGGATGAAGCGGGAATCAAACTTTCGGACTTTGATGCCGTTTTGCAGCCCATTATCGAGTCCTGCACGAAGGATAGCATCTccaacggtaattttttgctcatttttagtcatttttctattaaaaattcaaattcaacgCAACCCTCCGTACTTTCCttcgtattttttgttgattttttcgtgattttattcagtttcccACTTTTTCTcactaaacaaaaaatttttttatgaaaaaaattgataattttcttgttataATTGCAATTTTAGGCAAAAGCTGGATATTACAGCACACTTCTGATGAGTCAAAATGTCAAGTTGTTTCACAGTATCTTTtaaagaagtaattttttgaagaattttttttaaaacaaaactttttttgtcctctcagacaaaattttcaggtctccccgtaaaaattttaacttaattcgCGTGTCGTGTTAttgtaatcaaaaaaatttcaaatttttcgagtttttcgtgatttttttagcatttcaCGTTGATTACAGTAACTCacaccaaatatttttttcttttcttctccaTTTTCTCTCcgtccatcaaaaaaataattaaaaaaaatccaaaaaacgtaaaatttatatgaaaaaaatattaacgaaCAACAGGGTCATGACCGAAGGTGCTCCATTTACACAGAAACttcatttgatttatttagtaAATGATGTAATTCATCACTggtaagttcaaaatttaatttttttcaaaaagttttcttaaaattttcattttttctttttaaaataaattttttgacaaattttaatttttttcatgtttttttcgtttacAGTGTAAGGAAAAATTCTGACgaactaaagaaatttttggaaaatgtcGTGATTCCAATGTTCTGTAATGCTCAAAtgtgtaagtttttaaataaaatttgcaaaatttaaaattaattaaaattttttttaggtgctTCCGAGGAACAACGAGCAAAATTGACGAAATTACTCACGCTGTGGGAGTCAAAAGCGAATTTTTTCGACGCTTGTgtgatttcaaagctaaaatcgCCGCCGTCGTCAATTCAGGAGTATCAAGCGAGTCTTTTGACGCAACATGCAGCTATTATTGCTCCATTGACACAGGCTTCGAAGGCTACTTATGAGAAGTaagtaatttgtttttaatgaaaaaaaatttttttcatgaaatttgataagaaattttttaaaaattttcaatgtgaaaaattaaatttaaaaaaaaaaatttttttttgtaatttttgatgcataaaattgagatttttatcaaaaaaaattaaaaaattacaaattttttaaattaaattttttttttataaaaatttttttacaaattttaagtaatttggtaattttttttaatttttttttcaacaaaattatttttttttccaaaaaaatttttttgacaaattttttttaattttaaaagatttttctttgaaaaaaatttaacaaaatatttttttttaattttttacaaatttttttaatgaaaattacctttatttaaattttcatggacaaaaaaatcattttcttaaaataattttctttctataattttctaattaatttttgaaaattttttataagagatttttaaaaaaatgaagtttttaattatttttaaaaatatttttttaattaacatttctatcaaaattttaatttttgtcttatttcgttgaagaaaattaaattttctaaccataaaattaattttaaaaattctcgttataaaaaaaaataagtatttttattgtaaaaaaaaataaatttcttattgaaaatttgcaaaaaattaatttttgaagatttttcgtcaaaaaaattaaatttttcatataaaaaaataaattttgaataattttggttgaaaaaaataaatttttaataaattttgttaaaaattttaatctttttcttcataaaaatattttttaataattttcctttaatatttttagttaccaacaacaacatcaagtATTCGCGGATCACGCAGCTCGTCAAATCCAAATACTGGAAACGCAAAAACAGCAACTCGAACAACAAGGCATCCAAATGTTGCTTCAAaatcagcagcaacaacatcaAATTCCCGTCGTTGGTCAACCCGGAGGACAAAATCCCGTCTTAAATCCTCAACTATCGTCAATCATTCAACAAATCCAGATGCAACTGAGTAACGGAAACGCGAACAACGCCaataacaacagcaacaaTCTTCCGCCGGGCGTTGCTAATTCGCCGCTGCGCAATATTCCAACGTTAGTGACACAAGCACCGCCCTCAAAAAATCCCCAACGCGACGATTTGTATTCTCACGTCGATTCGCCGCAACAACAACGCACGATGAACGATTACTCGCTACCTCCGCCGCAAATTCCCGACATGTCGAGACCTCCGCCGGGTATTTTCGATCAACCGCCGCCTTCGACAGGAAATTCTGCCGCAAATTCCGAACCGCCTCCTTCGATTGTTGAAGATTTGACGCCGAAATTGCCATATTTTGACCTTCCAGCGGGTTTAATGGTTCCTTTAATTCGTCTCGAAGATTACAATTACAAACCTCTGGACCCCGCGTTGATTAAACTTCCTGCTCCCGTGGCGCCGAGTGAACGTCTTTTATCCGCTGTCGAGGCTTTTTACGCGTTGCCATCTCACGAACGCCCTCGCGACGGCGAAGGATGGGAAAAACTCGGCTTGTACGAATATTTCAAGGTCAAAAATTCGGCAAAGAagcaaaaagaagaagaaattgctCAAGGAGTGCGTGAAAGATCCCGTTCTCCGACTCCGATCGATCCGGCGCTTCTTAAACCGCCtcgaaggaaaaataaaagatgttATCGGTCGAAAAGTCGCACCCGAAGTCGTTCCCGATCCAAGAGTAAAAGTAAATCTCCGTCGCCTGCGATGAAATCTCGTTCGCCATCACCCCCGAGTCGCAATAGAAATCGCCGACAACGATCAATTACACCGCCGTCGCGTCACAAAAACATCCGCGAACGAGAAAGATCGATTTCGCCGCCGATGGCGAGTTTTGCAGGAGCTTCATATACGAAAACTGCAAGCGAATTCATCGAAGAATCGAATAAGGGACATCAAATGTTGATGAAAATGGGCTGGGGAGGCAGCGGAAAAGGACTTGGCGTTGCGGCACAGGGAATCGATCAACCAATTTCCGCGGGAGAAGTTCGCGATAAGCAGGATTTGTAcaaagtaagtttttgaatttcgaaatttattcgaactttcgatatttttcattttaatttttaagaattttaataataaaattaaatttttaagaattttttcgcaataactttaaatttaaaaatatttattttcgaaggaaaaaattaatttcgaaaaaaaattttatgttcgaaaaacaaattttattttcgaagataaaagttttaaaataaaaaattttcattttcgaaaaaattctaatttttgaaggaaaaaagtgaaatttttataaaattcttacgcagaaaaaaaaataaatcaaaaaagattttcgaagaaaaaaaactaatttcgaaaaaaattttatttcgaaaaaaaaaatttaatttcgaaaaaaaatttaatttcgaaaaaaacctatttttcaagaaaaaaattaatttttaaagaaaaaaaaatttcgaataagtTTTGTTcgaatgattttcaaaaaaaaaaaaatttttaaaatattttctgaagaaaaaagagttttttttaacgaattttcgtataaaaaaaataattaaaaaaattaaaaaattatttttgaactatttttttaataaaaaaaatttactaattttttttttttatattttcagggAGTCGGAGCATCAACGCAAGCCGATCCATATGAAAGTTTTCGTCGAAATAAAGCCAATAGTTTTATTCATCGCATTCGATCACGAGACGAACGTTCttaagacaacaaaaaatcatcaaacctGCATGAAACTctcgatttttgttaaaaaattgtaaaaaattgaaataaaaaaaaaatcacaaatcactttaaaattccttttttttatttattcttaaaaacaaacaaaaaaacattcaacaaaaatgtcTTATAAATGCtatttttctcgtaaaatgCCTAATTTTGTGCGGCGTACAGACAAAAGTACGACTCTAAATCTACAAAGCAAGAAAATTCCGtggttcaaataataaattacgaattaaaatcgagttaaaatgagtttttgattgaaaaagtcCATGAAAAAGTGACTATGATTTGGTGAAATACGATTGATAGAACATGCCGAGTGAGGAAGTTGTGAACCACAAGAAACATGTCCACCAAGTAGCGAATCCCATGAGTCCTCGATAGACTTCAGTTGTAAAGATctggaagaaaaataatatattaaaattatgaaaatttttaagtttttaattttttttttccaaaaaattcaaaattttatgaaaaaattctttcaattcttaaaattttttaagcaatattttgaaaatttacaaaaattaattttattattattttttttaatttaaaaaaaatcgaaaaatttattaaattttattcttttagaaaataaataattaaatacaaattttatcaaaaaatttctaaaatattttaatattaaaaaaataaattcaaatttttccaaagaatttcgaaatttttttttaaattctctaaaaaaataataattttttaaaataaaaaaattgtaaaatttgaaatttttcaaaatattttgacatcaaaactaaaaatttatttgaaaaaactctttaaaaaaaaaaaataaaattaaaattaagaaaagatttaaaatttattttgaccaaatttttattttaaaaataaaaatttttgaaccatttggaaaaattttaggttcaaaaattaatattttaaacaaaaaatgttcaaaaatttcatgaattttcttaattggcttcaaaaataaaattttcgtaaaattttttgacaaaaaaaagtaattttttgtaattgtatatttttttttaatttttaaggtaaaaattttaagaaatttcaaaactttgtatttttttatagaaaaaaattaaaaaaaaaaatattttttttcttacatttttcagTCCTTGCAACgaagtttgaaaatatttggcaGTATTAAAGATGTTCGACTCTTCAATTGCTTCCGCGACATTATCAACTAAATCTTCCACGGCATCAACTGTCGCCGGAGTCGTCGTTGGAGGCTCCATTGGGCACAATCCAATATGTTCTTCCAACGAATTCGCGGTTCCGATCCACGAAAACCCTCCGAGCGTCTTGTACATGAACGCAAAAAAGAGACACATGATAATCGGCGCGACATATTGCAACGTCACGACACACAAATAGTAGAAAATTGACGAAATCTTGCGTTGCAAATCGACATTCGTGATGCGACCTGCTTCTTTTTTCATCTCTTCGATCCGATCGTAAGCGAGATTGAGATACGCTTGCAGATAAACCGGCATGAGGGCGATGCGTAAAATGACAGTTGCAGCAACGAGCGCCAATCGGAGCGTATCGAAGGCAGCTGGCGTGAGCAGAGGTTCACTCATTCCGGACCAAACGTGAGATGTGAGGTAATCTTTGCTGATGGGACGAATCCATAAGAGCACGAGGAAGAAAGGCATCGCGAAACTGATGTTCAACAAGAGACGAACGATGAAACGATCTTTGCAGTATTTTAGGGAGTCGTAATGCATTCGAGCCATTCGTAAGCCAGGGAAGGTGAAAAATGCTCCGAGAATCGCACAAGTGACAGCAATGCCGAATTTCACGATGAGTTTGGAAGCTGGAccgctgaaaattaaaaaaaatatttttgattatttttttttcggtaaaaaagtcaaaaaatagtcaacatattttttaaattaaaaaaaaaataatgaaaaaatataagataaagttaaaattaaagttaaaagagatttttttataaaacaaaaaaaaattaaatcaaaaactatgtcaaagcaatttttgcaaatcttgctccaaatggataaaaatttgtcaaaaaaaattaaatcaaaaactatgtcaaagcaattttgtcaaatcttgctccaaatggataaaaatttgtcagagggccctaatttatcatttttaatcattttataactcaaaactgccaaaaaattgaaactgaaaaaaattttttctttgacacagttttgttttaaaaactaaatcaagagaaaaactgtgtcaaaaactatgtcaaaaactgtgtcaaagcaatttttgtcaaatcttgctccaaatggataaaaatttgtcagagggccctaatttatcatttttaatcattttataactcaaaactgccaaaaaattgaaactgaaaaaaattttttctttgacacagttttgttttaaaaactaaatcaagagaaaaactgtgtcaaaaactatgtcaaaaactgtgtcaaagcaatttttgtcaaatcttgctccaaatggataaaaatttgtcagagggccctaatttatcatttttaatcattttataactcaaaactgccaaaaaattgaaactgaaaaaaaattttttctttgacacagttttgttttaaaaactaaatcaagagaaaaactgtgtcaaaaactatgtcaaaaactgtgtcaaagcaatttttgtcaaatcttgctccaaatggataaaaatttgtcagagggccctaatttatcatttttaatcattttataactcaaaactgccaaaaaattgaaactgaaaaaaattttttctttgacacagttttgttttaaaaactaaatcaagagaaaaactgtgtcaaaaactatgtcaaaaactgtgtcaaagcaatttttgtcaaatcttgctccaaatggataaaaatttgtcagagggccctaatttatcattttttatcattttataactcaaaactgcaaaaaaattgaaactgaaaaaaaattttttctttgacacagttttgttttaaaaactaaatcaagagaaaaactgtgtcaaaaactatgtcaaaaactgtgtcaaagcaatttttgtcaaatcttgctccaaatggataaaaatttgtcagagggccctaatttatcatttttaatcattttataactcaaaactgccaaaaaattgaaactgaaaaaaaattttttctttgacatatcatttttaatcattttataactcaaaactgccaaaaaattgaaactgaaaaaaaattttttctttgacacagttttgttttaaaaactaaatcaagagaaaaactgtgtcaaaaactatgtcaaaaactgtgtcaaagcaatttttgtcaaatcttgctccaaatggataaaaatttgtcagagggctctaatttatcatttttaatcattttataactcaaaactgccaaaaaattgaaactgaaaaaaacttacgtgGATTGGAGTCCCTGCGTTTGCAAAAAGGCGGAAGCACTTTCATTGAAACTATAATAAGCTTGATCCAAACCGACTTCCAACTTGCTTTCCGGTACAATTAATATCATCATTGCCAATAAAAGGAACACCAATCCCGTCACGATGCAAGTTGAACGTTCTCCAATTGACTCGTCACTCTTGAAATACTGAACTGTCAAGCTGGCGAGCAATTtactacaaagaaaaatatttttttttataatttttccttcaaatccttcaaaaatttcttacaaagcGAAGAAAACTACCAACAAACACCACAACATACTGAGATTAACTTCATCCTTCAACgggataaaataatgataaacctCCGAGATGACATAAACGATCAAGGCATACAAGCTAAAGTCCAGCAACCACTGATATTCCGTGAAATATCGCAAATGCACGACATCAAATTGGGTAATTTTCGCCGTATCCAGTACAAATTCCAAGTTCCGAGGCACATGAAAAGTCGAAGAGGTGAACTCAAAATGCCCGTTTTTGCCTTTTCCCTTTTTGCCCTCTTTCGGGACGCCTGCTAACGTTTTGAGCTCGTCGTCACTCGGATGCAAATACCTCAGGAGACCCGTGCTGCACAACAAATATTTAGCAAACGACAGATGAGGACTCAATTTTTGGATAATACTGACCATTACGAGCGTAATGACCAATTGAGCACCGAGAAGCGcctaaaatttgagaaaaaacacgaaatttttttttatttttgtctaaaattagaaaaattatgcgTTGCATGCCGTCTTTTGTTATAATTAGCACACTTATGgcatacaatttttcataagtcggataaaactcggaaaattaccatttttatgAGTGATTCGCGATgaatttgttcgaaatttgacagaaaaagTCTTTAAGAGTTGCGGATCTTGCGAAATTACGACTTCTTTAGTGCATTTTCTTGCGACACcggaattattcaattaaaaaggtGTTAATAAAGTGCTTAGgacgatatttatttttagataacactttttataatcaatttcattcgtctcgccTAACAGCTGATCTGCaccagcatgcaaaaaaaaaattcctgcccATGCTCATTGGGGTCggcaggaatttttttttgcatgctggtGCAGATCAGCTgttcatcaatttcattcgtctcaccgatttttgaaagaattttcaaaatttttcattgaaatttattaatctattttttttactagaaatatttaaaaattaatttaattaaaataaaaaattaaattttaaatttttttaaaaagaaaattaaattttaaaattaaatttattattaatttaaaaaataaataattaattaaaatagttttttaaattttttaaaaataatatatcaaaaaatattttgaaaaaaaatttaattatttatttttaattaaattaaagtttttaattaattaaatttattttaaaattaaaaattaagtaaattatgttttttaatttaaaaaaaaaatttgaaaataaataaatttaattatttactttgaaataaaattgaaatttttaattaattaaattttttaaaaattaaataattatttttaaaattattaattaataaattaaattaattaaatatttattttttatttaagttcaattttatttaattaattttttttttaaattttgattttttttttaaataatttttaaaaaatttttaaaatgaaaataaaaaatttgtcataaaaattaaaaattttgatgaaattgagacatattttatcagaaaatttaatttcattttcacaatttattttttttttcaagttttttcaagttgtttaaaataatttttaattaaatttgaaaaaataaaaaaatggaaaaaaaaattttttttttaaatttaatcatctTTTATTCAATATCTCCTCTGAGCTATAAATGCttcatcaatataaaaatgtaaaattcctgtaaatattttctactcTCGTCCCGTGCCCAGAAATACTTTTAAAGTAGATTGCaccttttggaaaaaaattttcttcaaataattcaaataagcCGAATCTTTAAAGCCAATAAAGATCAAAATGATCAAATACAAAACTGCCATCGTTCGCCAATTCAACCAACTTTTCCAATTATTCTCCTTCAAAGCACTAACATGATTGCTCGTTTTGTTGGCATAAACGAGCAAATATCGCACCCGAACCATTTCGTTGTTCGTACAAACGATATATTTCTCGGGCAAATCTTTATTTTCGGGTTTCTTAATGTTACACGTTGACACATATCGGGGATCCTCAATGACCTCACATAACGTGACAATGGACATACTATCGCCGAACTTGCACTTGTTCCATCCCAATCCGTTTCGACTGTAGGGAAGACTGACACTCAGCTCCGGGCTCAAGTACAAGCCTTCGCCGAAAAGGGCGTTCTTGCTGAGATGTTGTTGCAATCCGTGATGCAAAATGTTGTGCAAGTTGTGCAATTT
It encodes:
- the LOC134830371 gene encoding calcium homeostasis endoplasmic reticulum protein produces the protein MEGPPAPQDQNLRNIIDKLAEFVARNGLEFEQMTRNKQQNNPKFAFLYGGEFFSYYQWRKEKERERERLGNMPPQGLQTGQPPPIWQNNAPTLPNVLPQVQQNPNTAQIEAINVQQNKLREQIKQSELNLQAQHSVLLTQQQSQIDAAVKIAQAELLQRQADEAGIKLSDFDAVLQPIIESCTKDSISNGKSWILQHTSDESKCQVVSQYLLKKVMTEGAPFTQKLHLIYLVNDVIHHCVRKNSDELKKFLENVVIPMFCNAQMCASEEQRAKLTKLLTLWESKANFFDACVISKLKSPPSSIQEYQASLLTQHAAIIAPLTQASKATYENYQQQHQVFADHAARQIQILETQKQQLEQQGIQMLLQNQQQQHQIPVVGQPGGQNPVLNPQLSSIIQQIQMQLSNGNANNANNNSNNLPPGVANSPLRNIPTLVTQAPPSKNPQRDDLYSHVDSPQQQRTMNDYSLPPPQIPDMSRPPPGIFDQPPPSTGNSAANSEPPPSIVEDLTPKLPYFDLPAGLMVPLIRLEDYNYKPLDPALIKLPAPVAPSERLLSAVEAFYALPSHERPRDGEGWEKLGLYEYFKVKNSAKKQKEEEIAQGVRERSRSPTPIDPALLKPPRRKNKRCYRSKSRTRSRSRSKSKSKSPSPAMKSRSPSPPSRNRNRRQRSITPPSRHKNIRERERSISPPMASFAGASYTKTASEFIEESNKGHQMLMKMGWGGSGKGLGVAAQGIDQPISAGEVRDKQDLYKGVGASTQADPYESFRRNKANSFIHRIRSRDERS
- the LOC134829928 gene encoding transmembrane protein 161B, whose product is MALLGAQLVITLVMVSIIQKLSPHLSFAKYLLCSTGLLRYLHPSDDELKTLAGVPKEGKKGKGKNGHFEFTSSTFHVPRNLEFVLDTAKITQFDVVHLRYFTEYQWLLDFSLYALIVYVISEVYHYFIPLKDEVNLSMLWCLLVVFFAFKLLASLTVQYFKSDESIGERSTCIVTGLVFLLLAMMILIVPESKLEVGLDQAYYSFNESASAFLQTQGLQSTGPASKLIVKFGIAVTCAILGAFFTFPGLRMARMHYDSLKYCKDRFIVRLLLNISFAMPFFLVLLWIRPISKDYLTSHVWSGMSEPLLTPAAFDTLRLALVAATVILRIALMPVYLQAYLNLAYDRIEEMKKEAGRITNVDLQRKISSIFYYLCVVTLQYVAPIIMCLFFAFMYKTLGGFSWIGTANSLEEHIGLCPMEPPTTTPATVDAVEDLVDNVAEAIEESNIFNTAKYFQTSLQGLKNIFTTEVYRGLMGFATWWTCFLWFTTSSLGMFYQSYFTKS